The following coding sequences lie in one Rutidosis leptorrhynchoides isolate AG116_Rl617_1_P2 chromosome 4, CSIRO_AGI_Rlap_v1, whole genome shotgun sequence genomic window:
- the LOC139841794 gene encoding AP-2 complex subunit sigma: MIRFILLQNRQGKTRLAKYYIPLEESEKHKVEYEVHRLVVNRDPKFTNFVEFRTHKVIYRRYAGLFFSLCVDITDNELAYLEGIHLFVEILDHFFSNVCELDLVFNFHKVYLILDEFILAGEFQETSKKAIIERMGELEKLE, from the exons ATG ATCCGATTCATTTTGCTACAAAACAGGCAAGGGAAGACTCGTTTAGCTAAGTACTACATCCCTCTCGAAGAATCTGAAAAGCATAAGGTTGAATACGAG GTTCATCGGTTGGTTGTAAACAGAGATCCTAAATTTACTAACTTTGTTGAG TTCCGTACACACAAAGTTATCTACAGGCGATATGCTGGACTATTTTTCTCACTTTGTGTTGATATAACCGATAATGAGCTAGCATATTTGGAGGGCATCCACTTATTTGTTGAAATACTTGATCACTTCTTCAGTAATGTATGCGAACTAGATTTGGTTTTCAACTTTCATAAG GTTTACCTGATATTAGACGAGTTCATTCTTGCTGGAGAGTTCCAAGAAACAAGCAAGAAG GCAATCATTGAGAGGATGGGAGAATTGGAAAAACTGGAGTGA